Part of the Bradyrhizobium sp. AZCC 1721 genome, AGGACAACAAGTATCCGATGCTCAACGAGCCGCGGCCGGAATATCACGGCATCAGGATCCAGGAGACGTTTGGCAATTTCGCCTTCGCGATCGCCTGCCGCGTGTTGGGTCTGCGCGATCTCGGCCCCGCGCTGTCGCCGTTCAACGCCTTCATGATCCTGACCGGCATCGAGACGCTGCCGCTGCGCATGCAGAAGCATTGCGAGAATGCCAAGGCGGTCGCGGAATTTCTGGCCGGCCATCCCGCGGTGGCATCGGTGAACTATGCGGGCCTCGCCAGCGACAGGTACAACAAGCTCGCGCGCAAATACGCGCCGAAGGGCGCCGGTGCCGTATTCACCTTCAGCCTCAGGGGCGGCTACGACGCCGGCGTCAGCCTGGTGTCGAACCTGAAATTGTTCTCGCATCTGGCCAATGTCGGCGACACCCGCTCGCTGGTGATTCACCCGGCCTCGACCACGCACAGCCAGCTCGACGACGACGCCAAGGTGAGAAGCGGCGCGGGGCCTGATGTCGTGCGCCTGTCGATCGGCATCGAGGACAAGGAGGATCTGATCGCGGATCTGGAGCAGGCGCTGAGCGCGTGATACCGCCGTCATTGCGAGGAGCTCGCGACAAAATTGCAAAGCAATTTTGCGCTGAAGCGACAAAGCAATCCATTGTATCCCCGAGCGGAGAGATGGATTGCCTCGCTGCGCTCGCAATGACGGAGCGGGCAGTCGCCCGATCGTCTACCCCAACCCGCCGTAACAAGCCTCTCATTAAAGGTCATTCCGGCATAAAGTGGCGAGGACCCGCCCCCGAACGATTCGGAGCCAACCATGCTGCGCTGGACGATGTCATTGCTGATTGCGACGTTCGTGATCGGAACCGCTGTCGCCGCCGACGGCCCCGCCGCCACCAAGCGCGCCACGGTTCGTGCCGCCAGCAATTTGCCGCCGGGCCTACCCCGGGCGCATTACAATTACCGAACCACGGTCGCCCCCGCCGCACCGCTCTACGTGCGGCGCGGCCGCCAACTGGTGGTCGTCGCCGAAGACGAGCCCGAAGTGCTGATCAAGCCGGTGGGCGTGATGCCCTACGTGCCGCTGGTCAGGGGTACGCCATTGCTGCCCGGGTCGTCGACGCTGCCCGGATATTACGGAACGAGCCATTCCTACAGCTATGACGGCCCTTATTATGGCGGCTCCTATACACCCTACTGGGCTCGCCTGCCCTACGCCTGCGGCGTGTACGGATATTGCTAACGGCCCATCAGCGACGGAGACGGACAACAGAGGTGGCAGGGGCATTGAAGAAAGACAGGGCAACAGGTTCTGCCAACGCGGTCACGGCGGATCTGGTCGCCGTCCTCGTCGCCGTCACCGAGGGCGAGCCCAAGATCATGACCATCGCCAACGATGGCGCGCTGCCGAGCGGCCCATTCGAATTCGCGCACCGTTCGCTGCAGACGGGATTGCGGGCTTGGGTCGAGGCGCAGACCGGCCATCCGCTCGGCTATGTCGAGCAGCTCTACACGTTTGCCGATCGTGGGCGCGCAGGAGATGCCAAGTCACCGCATTCGATCTCGATCAGCTATCTGGGCCTGACTCGTGAAGACAAGGTCGGCCAGGGTTTTGAGGCGCACTGGTCCGGCTGGTACGAGTATTTTCCATGGGAGGATCGCCGGGCCGGCCTTCCCGCTTCACTGGCCAAGACATTGGCGTCGCGGCTGCGGGCGTGGGCGAAATCCGCTGAGACCACCGGCCTGCAGCGCCAACGCTGGCAGCGCGCCGCCATCACGTTTGGCCTCGACGATCGCGAATGGAACGAGGAGCTGGTGCTGCAGCGCTATGAGCTGCTCTATGAAGCCGGCTTGATCCCGGAAGCGGTGCGTGACGGCGCGGCCGCCACGACCGTCATCCCGGGTAAGCCAATGACCGGAGATCATCGCCGCATTCTTGCCACCGGGATCGCGCGCCTGCGCGCCAAGATCAAATACCGCCCCGTGGTGTTCGAACTGATGCCGGCGGAATTCACCCTGCTGCAACTGCAACGCAGCGTTGAGGCGCTTGCAGGCCGGCTGGTGCACAAACAGAATTTTCGGCGCCTGATCGAGCAGCAGCAACTCGTTGAGGAAACTGGCGCAATCGCCGCCGACACCGTCGGCCGCCCCGCCAAATTGTTCAGGTTCCGCCACGGCGTGCTGGCCGAGCGGGCGATCGCCGGAACCAAACTTCCCTTATCGCGCACTTGACTTCGATTATGCTCAGGATAAGTATAAGCCAAGATATACTCACGGAGAGTATAAATGGCCAACCTCAGCTCCTCAGCGCTCGCCCGCACCGCGCCGCTTTACGATCGGGTCAAACGGGTCATCCCGCCGCCTGAATGGGCCGTCTTTGCCGACGATGTCGACGCCATTCTGGCGCTCAAGCGCGAGCGCAACGCCGTCGTCCTGGCGCATAACTATCAGACACCTGAAATCTTCCACGGTGTCGCCGACATCGTCGGCGACAGCCTGCTGCTGGCGCGCGAAGCCACCAAGGTTAATGCCGACATCATCGTGCTGGCCGGCGTGCACTTCATGGCCGAGACGGCCAAGCTGTTGAATCCGGAAAAGACCGTGCTGATCCCCGACCTTGCGGCCGGCTGTTCGCTGGCGGATTCCATCACCGCGCAGGACGTCCGGTTGATGCGCCAGCGTTATCCCGGCGTTCCCGTCGTCACCTATGTCAACACCTCGGTCGCGGTGAAGGCGGAATCCGACATCTGCTGCACCTCCGGCAACGCGCTCAAGGTCGTGGAGTCGCTCGGCGTGGAGCGGGTGATCATGCTGCCGGATGAGTACCTCGCCCAGAACATCGCCACGCAGACGGACGTGAAGATCATCGCATGGAAGGGCCATTGCGAGGTGCACGAGCTGTTCACGGCGTCCGACGTCCGGCAACTGCGCGAAAATCATCCTGATGTGACCATCCTGGCGCATCCGGAGTGCCCGCCCGAAGTGGTGGCGGAAGCCGATTTCTCCGGCTCCACGGCCGCGATGTCGGATTACGTCGGCAAGCAGCGGCCGCCCCGCGTCGTGCTGCTGACGGAATGCTCGATGAGCGACAACGTTTCCGTGCTCCATCCCGACGTGGAGTTCATCCGGCCCTGCAATCTCTGTCCGCACATGAAGCGGATCACACTGAAGAACATCCGCCATGCGCTGGAAACCGGCCGGCATGAGGTAACGATCGATCCCGCGATCGCTGCGCCCGCCCGTCGCGCGGTCGAAAGGATGCTGGCGCTATGAGCACCGAGATTTCAGCGCTCAATCACCGTCCCGTCATCATCGGCGGCGGCGCCGCCGGATTGATGACGGCGCTTCAGATGGCGCCCGAGCCGGTCGTATTGCTGTCGAAGGCACCGCTCGGCGCGGAAGCCTCGAGCCTGTGGGCACAAGGCGGATTGGCCGCAGCGATGGGCGAGGATGACGACCCTGCCCTGCACCTGGCCGATACGCTGGCCGCTGGCGCGGGCCTGTGCGACGAGGCCATTGCGAGCCGGGTCGTTCAGGCCGCGCCTGCCGCAGTCGAACATCTCGCACGGCTTGGCGTTGCCTTCGATCGTACGCCCG contains:
- a CDS encoding NUDIX hydrolase translates to MKKDRATGSANAVTADLVAVLVAVTEGEPKIMTIANDGALPSGPFEFAHRSLQTGLRAWVEAQTGHPLGYVEQLYTFADRGRAGDAKSPHSISISYLGLTREDKVGQGFEAHWSGWYEYFPWEDRRAGLPASLAKTLASRLRAWAKSAETTGLQRQRWQRAAITFGLDDREWNEELVLQRYELLYEAGLIPEAVRDGAAATTVIPGKPMTGDHRRILATGIARLRAKIKYRPVVFELMPAEFTLLQLQRSVEALAGRLVHKQNFRRLIEQQQLVEETGAIAADTVGRPAKLFRFRHGVLAERAIAGTKLPLSRT
- the nadA gene encoding quinolinate synthase NadA, whose protein sequence is MANLSSSALARTAPLYDRVKRVIPPPEWAVFADDVDAILALKRERNAVVLAHNYQTPEIFHGVADIVGDSLLLAREATKVNADIIVLAGVHFMAETAKLLNPEKTVLIPDLAAGCSLADSITAQDVRLMRQRYPGVPVVTYVNTSVAVKAESDICCTSGNALKVVESLGVERVIMLPDEYLAQNIATQTDVKIIAWKGHCEVHELFTASDVRQLRENHPDVTILAHPECPPEVVAEADFSGSTAAMSDYVGKQRPPRVVLLTECSMSDNVSVLHPDVEFIRPCNLCPHMKRITLKNIRHALETGRHEVTIDPAIAAPARRAVERMLAL